The Medicago truncatula cultivar Jemalong A17 chromosome 7, MtrunA17r5.0-ANR, whole genome shotgun sequence genome includes the window AATCCCATCGTTTGCATCTTCCTAAATATCTCCATCGCCTCTTCTATTCGGCTGTTTTTAACGCAGCCACCAATAACAACACTCCAAGTAATTTCATCTGCTTTGACTTCATCTCTGTTCATCTGAGAAAACATGTAAAGACCCTTCTCATATTCTTTGTTTGTAAAGTATGCCGTTAAAATTCCATTCCAAGACGCAACTTCTCGATGGGGGATCAAATCAAATACTACTTGAGCTTCTCGTACACAAACACATTTTGCATACAAGCTCAACAGGGCGTTGCAAACAAACACATCTTCTACCATCCCATGTCTCACCGCAAATCCATGAATTACTTTACCTGATTTCAAATCTTGCAAATCTGAGCATGCATGCAAAATACTAAGCATAGTCACCAGATCCGGTTTAACCCCATTCAATACCATTTCGCGAAAAACATTCAGACCCTTCTGAGGAAATCCACAATTGACATAGCACGAGGACAACGAGTTCCAGGTTACCACATTTCTATGAGGCATCAAATCAAATACTGTTTGAGCTTCTCTTACACATAGACAGTTTGCATACAAGTTCACAAGGGCAGTGCAAACAAACACATCTTCTACCATTCCATGTTTCACTGCAAATCCATGAATTGTTTTACCTGATTTCAAATCTTTCAATTGTGAGCACGCGGGCAAGATGCTGGACATAGCCATAGGATCCGGTTTCACCCCATTCAGTCCCATTTCACGAAAAACATTTAGACCCTTCTGAGGAAATCCACAATTGACATAGCATGAGGCCAACGAGTTCCAAGTTATGACGTTTCTATGAGGCATTAAATCAAATACTGCTTGAGCTTCTCTTACACATAGACAGCTTTCATACAAGTTCACAAGGGCATTAGAAACAAACACATTTTCTACCATTCCATGTTTCAATGCAAATCCATGAATTGCTTTACCTGATTTCAAATCCTGCAAATCTGAGCACGCAGACAAAATGCAAGACACAGTCACCGGATCCGGCTTCACCCCATCCAATACCATTTCGCGAAAAACATTCAGACCCTTCTGAGGAAATCCACAATTGACATAGCACGAGGACAACGAGTTCCAAGTAACCACATCTCTATGAGGCATTAAATCAAATACTGTTTGAGCTTCTCTTACACATAGACATTTTGCATAGAAGTTCACAAAGGCACTAGAAACAAACACATCTTCTACCATACCATGCCTCACCACAAATCCATGAATTTCTTTACCTGATTTCAAATCTTGTAAATCTGAGCACCCTGGCAAAATACTAGACACAGTCAACGGATTCGCTTTCACCTTATTCAATCCCATTTTGCGAAAAACATTAAGACCTTGCTGAGGAAATCCACAATTAACATAGCAGGCGGACAATGAATTCCAAGTAACCACATCTCTAGCAACCAAATCATCAAAAACACGTCTCGCACCCTCAACACATTTACATTTACCATAGGCATGAATGAATGCATTGCCAATGGAAACATCAGACATCACCCCACACCGCGTTGCATCATCGTGAAATTGTTTGACTTTCAAGGCATCGCGAGAAGCAGCACAAGCCTTGGCAACGGCCATGAACACAGGTTTGTCGGGTTTGATCCCACGTGCCCGCGATGAAGTATAGATCTTAATGGCCTCATTTGGAAGACCATGAGGAATACCGAAACtaggggatttttttttattttttatggatgtTTCCATTTTCGGGTTTTATAGGCTATATGATTTGGTTTTAAAGTAAAGGTTGTGACTTACGGTTACAATGCTGGTTTCAAGAACTTAAGTTGTTTTTGCTTTCCTTTTACATTTGGTTTTTATCATGCCTTCTCTTATGGAAGAAAAAGGGAATATGAAGTGTCAACTCTTTTTCAACCCTGTTGTTATGTTTGCAGAATTGGTTTAGGAATATCCTATATTTTCCATTATGGGTTAATACGAAATGACGTTTTGatgcaaacaaacaaattaaccTTTGGAAAAAATATCACAGGAAAGACATTGCAAGTTGAATTGGTAGAATACAATCCATTATGCCAATTGAAGATTAGAATGGACGGTAAATAAATCGGTCTCACACTACCACTTCAAAAGATGATCTAGAGGAAATGTAAAAACCCTTTTGTAGGTTTGTTGTCTcagatttcttcttctatttttaaaataatttaatttaaatcatatttatttcaaGTTTGGCGTTTCTTTGCTTATTCTCCATTTACGCTATAGCCATCCATGTAATCTCTAAGCAATATCCAACTTATAAAAACCATTTTAGTAGTGATCACATAATGAGTAAATCTGTGATTTGTGGCCTTTGTTGCCTTAAATCATGAATTGTATGCTATAGTGAGATCACACTAGAAATTTATGTAAGTTTCTTACTTATCTTATTGATAATTGCTTCATTTTTAAAGATGCAAATTCTGTGCATTTTAATGAGAATTTGGTTTGAAGTTTTTGTTGTTATCAGTGTATATCTAAGTCTATATTGTGTCTTTGTAAGCTGTCTCATTAACTGATGTAGAATCAATAGCACATTTGTGGAGGATTTCTATTTGTGCTTTTGGATTTGGGAGTGAGAGAGGAATGACATGTTTAACTTTTAAGTTAATGTCAAAGGAGCAAAATTGGCTTCTATGTGACTAGCAGGTTTACTTTGAAAGAAAAGTAATGGTAGTCATTATACAAGACCAAATTTTATCACCTTTTTCAAACTAAAAGCATTGGGGTTGTTGTGCCTTTTTTTAAGTATAGAAATCAAATACAATGTCATGCCCTGTGCTCCCTTTAACTGATAACTacgttttttttagtttaaatgaTTGAATCAAAGTGTTTGTCATTATATTATGGAATAAGAGTGAGGGAAATTGGGTAAAGAGGGAGCTTTCTTTTAATTGGTTTTGATTGGGTAAAGATTAGACAAATGCAAAAAGCATTAAATGGTAGTCAATAAAGGTTTTTGTCAATTGTGTAGGGGTGGGAAAGATTTAATGTCTTCGTGAAACTCACCCCAATAAATTTCACTCATGTTTCATGCAGATTCATCTTTCATAGAAtgtatgatttttcttttaattctaataattttgTTAAGATATATCAAGAAAAAACTAAAGCAACATTGATGTTAAAAAACACGTTGTTTATGAGTTACATACGTTAGCGCAATAGAAAGAGCGGACAGACGTGCACGAGAGTGCCTGTCTGGACGCTAGTGCAATTAATgtgcaaatgtttttttttctccgaGGGAAATGTGCGAATGTTATTAAAATTGCCCTTCGTTAAtcgtttatatatattttttttaaagagttaaTCGTTTATATATGTACACCCTTCGATCACtgttttaagcaaaaaaaaaaaattgcgaacaaactcacaacatccaagttaatagcatacaacgacaaaatgcctacaaataatatgataaaacttaaGTCACCTAAATACtcatgcttccggatctgcaacgttgacggtCAAATCATTGGTTGACTTTGTTATTGACTGAtgtcgatctttcaatatgaac containing:
- the LOC11438958 gene encoding pentatricopeptide repeat-containing protein At1g11290, chloroplastic, which codes for METSIKNKKKSPSFGIPHGLPNEAIKIYTSSRARGIKPDKPVFMAVAKACAASRDALKVKQFHDDATRCGVMSDVSIGNAFIHAYGKCKCVEGARRVFDDLVARDVVTWNSLSACYVNCGFPQQGLNVFRKMGLNKVKANPLTVSSILPGCSDLQDLKSGKEIHGFVVRHGMVEDVFVSSAFVNFYAKCLCVREAQTVFDLMPHRDVVTWNSLSSCYVNCGFPQKGLNVFREMVLDGVKPDPVTVSCILSACSDLQDLKSGKAIHGFALKHGMVENVFVSNALVNLYESCLCVREAQAVFDLMPHRNVITWNSLASCYVNCGFPQKGLNVFREMGLNGVKPDPMAMSSILPACSQLKDLKSGKTIHGFAVKHGMVEDVFVCTALVNLYANCLCVREAQTVFDLMPHRNVVTWNSLSSCYVNCGFPQKGLNVFREMVLNGVKPDLVTMLSILHACSDLQDLKSGKVIHGFAVRHGMVEDVFVCNALLSLYAKCVCVREAQVVFDLIPHREVASWNGILTAYFTNKEYEKGLYMFSQMNRDEVKADEITWSVVIGGCVKNSRIEEAMEIFRKMQTMGFKPDETTIYSILRACSLSECLRMGKEIHCYVFRHWKDWDLARTNALVDMYAKCGGLSLSRNVFDMMPIKDVFSWNTMIFANGMHGNGKEALSLFEKMLLSMVKPDSATFTCVLSACSHSMLVEEGVQIFNSMSRDHLVEPEAEHYTCVVDIYSRAGCLEEAYGFIQRMPMEPTAIAWKAFLAGCRVYKNVELAKISAKKLFEIDPNGSANYVTLFNILVTAKLWSEASKIRKLMKERGITKTPGCSWFHVGNRVHTFVAGDKSNMESDKIYNFLDELFAKIKAAGYKPDTDYVLHDIDQEEKAESLCNHSEKLAVAFGILNLNGQSTIRVFKNLRICGDCHNAIKYMSNVVGVTIVVRDSLRFHHFKNGNCSCKDFW